The Kribbella amoyensis genomic sequence CCAGCAGATGCAGCCCGATATCGCCTGCCTCGACCGCGTACGCCGCACCGACCGGATCCGCCTGCGGGTCGTACGTCTGCACCAGCGCGATCGGTACGTCGTCCAGGTGCACCACGTACACGTGATGGGTCGGCACCGAATCGAGGAAGCGATAAATCTCCGCGATCTCGTCCCGCGACAACCGCCCCATTCCCCAGAAGCTCGCGCGTTCCGCGCTGACCCAACCGTGGATCAGGTCGAGATCCCGCTCCGGGTCCGCCTCGATCACCCGGACCACCCCGAACCCGGCGAGCTCGTGAACGAAGGTCCGGTCCTCCTGCACCAGCTGATCCCACTCGGTCACGATCGGCGCCAACTCACCGCGCTGCCACAACGGCAACTGATCGTGGTGATGCGGATCGCCCAGCACCCCCGACGCCCCGAGCGGCACGATCCACGCGCTGTCCTCCCGCCGAGCCAGGTCCCACGCGTACCGAGCGGCCGAACCCCGGATACAGACATCGCTGGGACCGGGAACGGCGGACGTGGACATCACGCAATGGTGGTCCCCGGAGACGCTGAGGTCGAACGGCTGCTCGCCGGGCCCGAACACGGGACCGCGCAACGCGTGCAACGGCGTCAGCTGATGCGTGTCACCCCAAGGACCACGGGGTCTCCGCGCAGCGACGTCCTCGAGCGCGTCCCGGCCGAGAACGGCCAGGTCGATCGACCGCAGGAGCTCGGTGGTGAGCAGGTTCTCCAGGCCGAAGGTGACATGGGTCAGAGTGTCGAGCCACGGCACGAACAGCTCCGGACACTCCGGCGCGTCGTCCAACCCGGCGAGCGCCGGATGATCCGCGATCCGACGCGCCAGCGCCTTGCGGACCGCGGCGTACTCCGAGGCGACGGTACTCCCTGCGTCCATCCGCCGGTCCCACGCCAGCAGCCGATCACGCAATGCGGAGGCCGCCGGGGTGAGGTCGTCCAGCCGTTCCAGCAGGTCGAGCAGGAGCCCGGCTGATCCGAGCCAGGTGTCCGTGTGGACGACCGGCATCTCGTCGACGCGCCAGCCCGTCCGCTCGCTGAGGAGCTCCCGGATCCGCCGGGACCGATGCGGCGCGGCGAACTCGACCCCGAGCGATCCGGCCAGCTCTCGCGCGTTCGCCATCACGGCGACGTCGTCGACCGTTGCCCGCGGCATCTGCTCGTACCAGCCCTGCCAGCCGTACTCCGCCTCCCAGCCCGGAACGATGCGCAGCCGGTTGGCCTCGTGGCGTCGCGGGACCAGCCCGGCCGTCCGGTGCAGGAGGCCGCCTTCGGTATCGGCGGCGAGGACCACGTTCACCGGTTCGACCCAAGCGTCCACGGCCGCGTCGATGTCGGCGACAGTGCTTGCCCTCAGCAACTTCGGCAGCACCTCGAACCCGATCCGCCCGGTCACCCGTGGCGGGTACCGCAAGCTGATCGCCGTCTCCGCTTCGGGCCCACCGATGATCACCGGCCCACGCGCCGTCTCGATCACCTCGACCGCCACGTCGTCGGCCCCCGCGACGGCCACCGTCTCCGTCTGCGCCTTGGCCTGCTCCCAGCCGTCCGGCCCCAGGGCTTCCACGCCGGAGGCGGTGCGGCGGAGTTGCTCGCGGTACAGGTCCTGGTAGTCGGCCATCGCGTTCGTGATCGCCCACGCGACCCCGCCGGTGTGACCGAAGTGCGCGAGCCCCGGGATCCCGGGAACGGCGAGCCCGATCACGTCGTACTCCGGGCAGGCCAGCCGAATCTGCTGGTAGACGCCGGGGCTCTCGATGTACCGATGCGGGTCACCCGCGATGATCGGCTGTCCGGTCGCGGTCCGGTCGCCCGGGATCAGCCAGCCGTTGCTGCCCGCGGTTCGCGGACCCTCCGAGGTGAACAGGTCGATCGCCTCGTCCCCGAGCTTCCGGGCGACCTGGTCGCGCCAGAGTTTTGTCGGGAAGCCGGCGAAGAGGATGTGCACGGCCAGCCAGATCCCGACCGGCGTCCACGGCTCCCACTCCTCGAGAATCAGCCCGGTCGCCGCGAACTCGGGCGCCCTCGCCGCCCCGCCGGGGAGCGCGTGGTTGACCCCGGCAACGTACGCCTCGATCCATTCCCGGGTCTCGTCGTCGAGCGCCGCGAAGCAGCGCTGCGCGGTGTCGGACAAGCGGGCCTGCCGGGCGAACACGTCCCAGCCGACCGCCTCGCCGCCGAGGAACGCCGCGCTGGTCCCTAGCAGCCGCCGGCGTTCCAGCTCGAGCTGCCAGGCCCGGTCCGCGGCCGCGTTGGTGCCCTGCAGGTACGCGAGTGCGAGTGGATCGCCGGCCCGCAGGTGCGGGACACCCCAGGGATCCCGGAAGACTTTGGCGTTCACTGCACATCCCGCTCCCAGTTAGGTTAGCCTTCGCTAACTTACAAGTCAGCTTGTTCGGGCCGCAATGGCCATTTTCGCCGGAAGGAGTCGCTCGTGGGGCATGGCTGGGAAGGGGTGGTCCTCAAGCTGTTCCGCGGCAAGGACTTCGAGTTCACCGTGACCGGCGCCGAACAGGTGACCGAACGCTATCGCCGGGTGCACTTCACCGACGGCGGGCTGCTCGCGGCGGTCGGCACGCACCCGACCATGTGGGTGCGGCTGTGGTTCGACAACGCGGGCAAGCCGCACCAGCGCGCGTACACCCTGGTCGACCCGGACGTCGAGGCGGGGACGTTCAGCCTGGAGTTCGCGCTGCACGACGGCTGCGCGTCGGACTGGTCGCTCAAGGCCGAGCCGGGTGACACCATCGAGGCGACCCTGCAGGGCACCGGGTTCGAGGTACCGGACCCGTTGCCGGAGCGGATGCTGGTGATCGGCGACCCGGCCTCGCTGCCGGCGATCAACTCGCTGCTCGGGGTGGCGCCGAAGCTGCCGGCCACGATCTGGTTCGAGACCTCGCACGACTCCGACCACGACCTGCCGATGCGCTTCGACCCGGACCGGCACGACGTCCGTCACGTCCACCGGTCCGACGGGCAACTGGTCGAGGACGTGAAGGCGACGCTGCCCGCGTTGGTGGCGGACCCGGCCTCCGCGTTCGTGTGGATCGCCTGCGACACCGCGACCACCCGCACGCTCACGTCGTACGTGCTGAAGGAGCTGCGGATCCCGAAGGACCGGGTCAAGGCGCTCGGTTATTGGCGCGCGGCCTGACACGAAGCCCGGATAGCTTGGCCGGGTGATCCGTACCCTCGACCCGGCCGACCCCGCGATCGGCCCCCGTCTGCTCGCGATCCAGCACGCCGCGTACGCCGTCGAGGCCGAGCTGATCGGCTTCGACGGCATCCCGCCGTTGCGCGAGGACCTGCCGGCCCTGATGGCCTCGACCGAACACTGGCTGGGCCGCTTCGTCGACGACGCCCTGGTCGCCGCGGTCGCGTACGAGCTGCCCGACGACCGGACCGTCGACATCACCCGCCTCGTCGTCGACCCCGCGTACGCCCGGCAGGGGCACGCACGGGCCCTCCTCGACAGCCTCGACGACGTCCAGCCGAGACCGGTCGCCGTCGTGTCGACCGGGACGGCCAACACGCCGGCGATCGCGCTCTACCAGGGCCGCGGCTTCGAGGAGACCGACCGCCTCGAGATCGCCCCGGGCGTCACCATCACCCGCTTCCGCCGGTCCCGCGACGAGATCGGACTCACCTGAGCTCAGGCCAAACCGAGGGCGGTCCAGGAGATCGCCGGGAGGGTGAGCTTCAGCCGGCCGTCGGCGAGCTGGACGCCTTCGGTCGGGCGCGGGGTGACGCGGTCCGGGTTCGTGGCGGAGTTGACGGCGAGCGGGTCGGCATCGGTGAGGGTATGGGCCTCGAGGATCTCGGCCACCGCGGTGCGGGTGAGATCCACCTCGACCTCGATCGGGGTGTCGGCCGAGCGGTTCACCAGGAACACGGCGAGCTTGCCGCCCTCGTCGTACGTCGCGACCGCGTCGACCGCGGGCACCTCGCCGAACTTGGCCGTCTCGATCAGCGGCGACGAGGTCTCCACCCGGAGCACGTCACCGGCCGCGAGCCGGGAGGTGAGCGCGAACGGGTGGAACGTCGGCTGCCGCCAGGCCGGGCCGCCGGGCTCGGTCATGATCGGCGCGATCACGTTCGCCAGCTGGGCCAGACAGGCGACCGCGACCCGGTCGCTGTGCCGGAGCAACGAGATCAGCAAGTTGCCGACGACAACGGCATCGGCGACGTTGTACTCGTCCTCGATCCGCCGCGGCGCCACCTCCCACTGGTCGCCGGGGCCGTCGGTCCGCCGGGAACGCTCGCCGTACCAGACGTTCCACTCGTCGAACGAGATGTCGATCCGCTTGCGGCTCTTCAGCTCCGCGCCCACGTGGTCGGCGCTGGCCACGACCGAGTCGATGAAGCGGTCCATGTCCACGGCGGACGCGAGGAACGAGGCCGTGTCCCCGTCGTCGTTGCCGTAGTACGCGTGACAGGAGATGTGATCGACGAAGTCGTAGCTCTCCCGCAGGACCTCGCGTTCCCAGGTCCCGAAGGTCGGCATCCGCGAGCTGGACGACCCGCACGCGACCAGTTGCAGGTCCGGCTCGACCATCCGCATCGCCCGCGCCGTCTCGGCCGCCAGCCGGCCGTACTCCGTGGCCGTCTTGTGCCCGATCTGCCACGGCCCGTCCAGCTCGTTGCCGAGACACCACCAGGTGATCCCGTACGGTGTGGTCGCGCCGTGCTGCCCGCGCAGGTCCGACAGTGCCGTCCCGCCCGGGTGATTCGCGTACTCCAGCAGGTCGAGCGCCTCCTGGACCCCGCGGGTGCCGAGGTTGACCGCCATCATCGGCTCGACGTCGGCCTTGGCGCACCAGCGGATGAACTCGTCCAGGCCGAACTGGTTCGTCTCGACGCTGTGCCAGGCCAGGTCCAGTCGGCGCGGCCGGCCCTCCCGCGGCCCGACACCGTCCTCCCAGCGGTACCCGGAGACGAAGTTGCCGCCGGGGTAGCGGACCAGCGAGACGCCGAGCTCGCGGGTCAGTTCGAGGACGTCCTTGCGGAATCCGTCCTCGTCCGCGGTCGCGTGGCCGGGCTCGTAGATCCCGGTGTAGACGCAGCGGCCCATGTGCTCCACGAAGGTACCGAAGGTCCGGCGGTTGACCGGCGCGATCGTGAAGGCGGGATCGAGGACGAGTGAGGCAGAGGTCACGGGGGTGGCTCCTGTCGTGGGGTGGAGGGGGTCAGCCCTTGATGCCGGCGTCGCCGACACCGCGGACGACCTGGCGTTGGAAGAGGGCGAAGACGATCAGCAGCGGCAGGCCGCCGAGGACGGCCGACGCCATGATCTGGGCGTAGCGCAGGCCGTACGAGCCCTGCACGTTGGCGAGTCCGACCGGGATCGTCATCATCGACGGGTCGGTGGTCACGATGAACGGCCAGAGGAAGTTGTTCCAGGCCCCGATGAAGGTGAAGATGGCGACCGCGCCGAGCACCGGCCGCGACATCGGCACCATCACGCTCCAGACGATCCGCAGCCGGGTCGCACCGTCCACCCGGGCCGCGTCCTCGTAGTCACGGGAGACGCCGTCGAAAAACTTCTTCAGCACGAACACCATCACCGGCGCGACCACCTGCGGCAACACGATGCCCCAGTACGTGTCGACCAGCCGCAGGCTCGACATCTCCTGGAACAACGGCACGATCAGCACCTGCGGCGGGACCAGGATGCCGGCGATCAGCAGGCCGAACAGGACGCGCCGGCCGGGGAACGTGGTCCGGGAGAACCCGTACGCCGCGAGCGTGGACACGCCCAACGTCAGAACGGTCACCAGGCAGGCCACGATCGTGCTGTTCAGGAACCAGCGCAGGATCGAACCCTGGTCCACCACGCTCTGGTACGCCGCGAAGGTCGGTGCCTCCGGCAACCAGGTGATCGGGGTCCGGGTGGTCTCCGGTTCGGGTTTGAGCGAGGTGTCGACGGCCCACAGCAACGGGGCCAGCCAGACCAGCGCGAGCAGGACCGCGCCGACCGCCAGCGCGACCTGGGGAAACGTGAACCGTGGTACGACCGGGCCGCTCGGCTTCGTCCTCGGGATCGTCACGGAGCTCATCGGTCCGCCTCCTTCCGGCCGCCGAACAGCCTGAACTGCGCGATCGACACGATCACGATGACGAGGAAGAACATGTACGAGACCGCGGACGCGTAGCCGATCCGGTAACTGGTGAAGCCGCTCTCGTAGATGTACTGGATGATCGGCCGGGTGGCGTAGTTCGGGCCGCCGTCGGTCATCAGGTAGATCTGGTCGAAGATCTTCAGCGACGCGACCAGCTGCAGCACGACGATCAGCCCGGTGGTCCGGCTGAGCAGCGGCAGGGTGATCCGGAACAGTTGCTGCCGGCCACTCGCCCCGTCGATCGCGGCGGCCTCGTAGACCTGCTCGGGGATGCCCTGCAACGCGGCCAGGTAGAGCAGGAAGTTGAACCCCACGGTCCACCAGACCGTGGTGATCACGACCGCGAGCATGGCCCGGTTCTCGGTGTTCAGCCAGTCGATCTCGGCGAACCCGCCGGCCGTCAGCAGCCCGTTCACCAGGCCGAAGCCGGGCTGGTAGATCCACACCCAGATCAGCGTGACCACGGTCGCGGGCAGCACGAACGGCGCGAAGTAGGCGAACCGCAGGAACCAGCCGAGCAGGCCCTGGCGGTTCGCGAGCAGCGCCATCACGAGCGCGATCACGACCAGCGGCGGCGTACTCATCGCGGTGAAGACCAGGGTGTTCCTCAGCGACGCCCAGACCGCGGGATCGCCGAACATCTCCTGCCAGTTGCGCAGGCCGAGGAACTCCTGCTGCACGCCGGCCAGGCTGGTGTTGAAGAAGCTGTTCCACAGGCCGGACAACGTCGGCCAGAGCAGGAAGAACGCGAACAGCACGCCGAACGGGGCAACGAAGAAGAGGCCGCCCCATTTCTCGGTCCAGGGTGGTCCCGGTCGCTGCGGCGCGGTCGTGGTCGGTGGGCTGGAGGTGGTGCGGGGCGGTGTCTGCACGGCCATCGGGTCAGCTCCTGTCAGACCGGGGACGGGGTGTCGAGCAGCTTCCGGGTGGCGGCCTTGAACTGGTCGAGGCCCTGGCGAGGCGTCGTCCGGCCGGCCAGTACTCCCGCGAAGGCGGCCCCCGCTTCGTTCTGCAGCTGCGCGCCGGATCCGCTGAACCACGCGTCCGGGTCGAACAGCACGTCGGGCGCGACCGAGCGGTACTCGGCCTGCGGCTTGAGGTTCAGGTACTCCGGACTGGCGACCACCGGCTGGTACGCGGGGATGTGACCGCCCGCCGCCCACTCCGCGCTGTTCTTCAGCATCCAGGCGATGTACTCGATCGTCGCCGCGGTGTCGGCCTCGTTCCGGACGGCCTGGTGCGGCAGCACGAACGTGTGCGCGTCCCCGGCGTACTTCGGCACGTCGTACACGACCGGGAACGGCGCCATGCTGAACGGCAGCTTCGCGGTCTGGTACGTCGTCACCTCCCACTCGCCGTTGAAGCTCAGCCCGGCGTCACCGTTGCTGAACTGGGCCACCAGCGACGGGTAGTCGGCCGACTTCGGGGTGAGTCCGTCGGCGGCGAGTTTCGCCATCAGCCCCAGGGCTTCCAGCGCCTTCGCGTCGTCGATCACCAGGTCCCGGCCGGACTCGTCGAAGAACCCGCCCTCCAGTTGGCCGTAGAGGGTCCACCACATCCGCCACGGGTTGGTGGTCTCGATCGACGCGGCGAACTTGCCGGTCACCTCCTTGACCGCGCGGAGCATGTCGAGGAACGGCTCCACGCCACGGACCGGCTTGATCCGCCCGTCCGGACCGAGCAGCCCGGCCTTCGCGCAGATGTCGGTGTTGTAGTAGAGGACGAACGGGTGCTGGTCGAGCGGGACGGCGTACAGCTGTCCGTCGATCTTGCAGCGGTCCCAGGTGGCGGGCAGGAAGTCCGGCTCGGTGATGCCGGCCTTCGCCAGCAGGTCGAGCGGGATCGGGTCGAGCATGGTGGCCGGGCTGAAACCCTTCAGCCGGGACAGGTGCAGGGTGGCGACCTCGGGGGCGCGGCCGCCGGCCGCCGACATCGCCAGCTTGGTGTAGAACGGCGGGCCCCAGGCCAGCGTGTGCGCCTCGAAGGCCATGTCCTTGTGTTCGGCAACGAACTTGTCGTGGATCTGCAGCAGCCGGGCGCCGTCGCCGCCGCCGAACAGGTTCCACTCACGGATCCGCGCGTCCCGGCGCAGCGATCCGCAGCCGCCGAGGGTGGCGACGCCGGCCAGGCCGAGCGCGGCCGTCAGCACGGTGCGTCGGGTGGGGTGGGATGCAGTCATTCGCGTGTCCTCCCGGGGGCGGTGGAGCACGGGTGCGGGCAGGCTTCAGTACCGCACCGGCCTGTGGGTGGAGGCTGCCGGTGCGCACTTCTACATCGGTGTAGAAGGATGATGCCGACGCACCGCGAAGGCGTCAAGGCCTGGTCCGGTCACTGACCGGTAGTGGACTCCCGGACATGCAGCTGGTACTGCGCGACGATCTCGCGCTGGCCGGACTCGTCACCGTTCATCCGCTCGACCAGCAGCTCGACGGCGGTGGTCGCGATCTGGGCCCGGCCCGGATCGACCGTGGTCAGCGTGGGCGTGCTGTACCGGGCCTCGTCGATGTCGTCGAACCCGGCGACCGCGAGGTCGTCCGGCACCCGGATGCCGCGCTGGGCCAGCACCCGGAGCGCGCCGAGTGCGAGCGTGTCGTTGAGACCGAGGACGGCGTCGAACTTCTGCCCTGACTCGAGCAGCGCCGTCATCGCCTCGGCCCCCGTCGACCGGTGCCACGGCCCGGCGTACGCGGCGAGCTCGGGGAGCGGCTCCAGGCCCACCTCGGCCAGCGTCGCGGCGTACGCCCCGTACCGGATCGCGGCCGTGCCGACGATCTCGCCGGGGTGGGTGCCGAGGACGGCGATCCGGCGGCGGCCGAGGTCGAGCAGGTGCTGGACCGCGGCCCGGGTGCCGGCCACGTTGTCGATCATCACGTGGTCGACCGGGCCGTGGAAGATGCGCTCGCCGAGCAGGACGGTCGGCGTCGACGTCCGCAGGTGCTCGGCGTCGTCGGGGCCGAGGGCGAGCGGGCTGAACAGCAGGCCGTCGACCAGGTGGCCGCGTGGACGCGCGAGGGCGGCGAGCTCGCGTTCGCGGACGGCGCCGGTCTGCTCGATCATCACGGTCAGCCCGTGCTTCTCGGCGGCCGTGATGGCGGCGTCGGCCAGCTCCGCGAAGTACGGCAGGCTCAGTTCGGGGACGGCGAGGCCGATGATGCCGGTGCGGCCGGACTTGAGGTTCCGGGCCGAGATGTTCAGCTGGTACCCGAGGGCGTCGATCGACGCGAGCACCCGCAGCCGGGTCTCCTCACGGATGTACGGGTATCCGTTCATCACGTTCGAGACCGTCTTCGGCGAGACGCCCGCGTGCTGCGCGACGTCGCGCATCGTCACTGCCACCGTGCCACCTCCCCGTCGGACTCCGTCGGACTCCCAGAGGCTCACGGTAGTGCAACCGCGCCCGGACCCCGGATCAGGTGAGCAGGCCGTACGGGGGTTTGTCGAGCGGGGAGAGCCGGATCCCGAGCTGGCCGGCCTTGGTGAGGACGGAGTCGACCGGACGACCTAACCGCAGGCTGATCACGGAGGGCGGGATGTTGTCGGCGGCGAACTCCTTCAGTCGGGCCAGTTCCTTGCGGGTCCAAGGTTCACCGGCGTTCCGGATGGATTGCGGCAGGGCCATCGCTCTCACTTCTTCTCGATTTCGTTCTCCCTGTCACGGTGCCCCGGGCCGGGGTGATCGAAAACTGCGCAATCGCGGCATGACCGAGCGTGAACGCGCATCGGTACGGCTGCGTCAGTGCGCGTGCATCAGGACGGCTGCATCAGTACGTCTGGAGTTCGAGCAGGGTGCCCTCCGGGTCGCGGAGGTGGGCGGTCCGCAGGCCGGGTCCCCACTGCGGCCGGTCCTGCGGCGGCGCGACGACGGTGGCGCCGTACCGGGTGAGGATCTTGGTGGCGGCGTCCACGTCGTCGACCTTGAACACGAGCATCGTGGTGTCCTGGCTCGGTGCTGCCGTCGTCGGCCGGCTCTCGGTGCCGACCGCGCTCGCGATCGCGGCCCGGCTGAACACGGCGAGGCCGGCCTGGCCGTCCAGGTCCCAGTTGGCGTAACTCGCCTCGGGCACCACCTTGACCGGCTGGACGCCGAACAACTCGGCCAGGACGCCGCGGTAGAACTCCACCGCGGTTCCGAAGTCGCGGACCAGCAGGCGGGGAGAGAGCACGTCCATCGGGTGAGTCCTCATTAGTGGGTAACTACCAACGATTGGATCTGGCCTACAATAACCTCCGTGGAGACGCTGCTGGGGACCACCACGTTCGTACTGCACCGCGTCGCCGTGGCCGGCCGCCGCGCGATCGCCGAGCGGCTCGCGGTCCGACCGGGGCTGACCCTGTGGGAGTACGCCGCGCTCGCCGAGCTCGACGAACGCGGCCCTGTCGCGCAGAACGTCGTCGCCGAGGCGCTCGGGCTCGATCCGAGTGACGTGGTGAAGTTGATGGACGAGCTGTTGACCGCGCAACTGGTGACCCGGGACCGCGACGCCGAGGACCGCCGGCGGTACCGGATCGCCCTCACCGCGAAGGGCCGGCGCTCGCTCGCGACCGGGCACGACGTCGTCCGGAAGGTCGAGGAGGCCACGCTGGCGCCCTTGTCGCCGGCCGAGCGCTCGACGCTGCACCGGCTGGTGAGCAAGGTGCACACGAACTCTGTCGCCAAGTAACGATCGTCAGGCGGCGCTGCGGTCGCTGAGTGGGCGACGACGGGCGACCGGGTCGGTCAGCGAGACCGGCTGCCACGCGCCGTCGGCCTGGTACAGGTCGGTGCCGGGCGGGACGATCGCGTCGATCCGGTCGAGCGTCGCGTCGTCCAGGGTCAGCTCGGCACCCTTGAGCAGGCTGTCGAGGTGGTCCATCGTGCGCGGGCCGCTGATCACGGACGTGACCGCCGGGTGCGCGACGACGAACGCCAGCGCCAGCTCGGGCAGCGAACAACCGATGCCCTCGGCAACTTCCACGAGCTGTTCGAGCGCGTCGAACTTGGCCGCGTTCGCCGGCAGCGACGGGTCGAACCGGAACGGCGTGAGCGCGGCCCGGCCGGAGCCGAGGTCGACCGGCCGGCCCTTGCGGACCTTGCCGGACAGGAAGCCGGAGGCGAGCGGGCTCCAGGTGAGCACACCCATGTTCAGCCGCGCGCAGGTCGGCAGCAGCGAGCGCTCGATCCCGCGCGCGATCAGCGAGTACGGCGGCTGTTCGGTGCGGAACTTGCCGTATCCGCGGCGTTCGGCGACGTGGTACGCCTCGACGATCTCCTCGGCCGGGAACGTCGAGCAGCCGAACGCGCGGATCTTGCCCTGGCTGACCAGGTCGGTGAGCGCCGACAGGGTCTCCTCGATGTCCGTGGCCGGGTCCGGACGATGCACCTGGTACAGGTCGATCCAGTCGGTACCGAGCCGGCGCAGGCTCTGCTCGACCTCGTGCACGATCCAGCGCCGCGAGTTGCCGCCGCGGTTGCGGCCCTCGCCCATCGGGAAGTGCACCTTGGTCGCCAGCACGACGTCGTCCCGGCGGCCCTGCAGCGCCTTGCCGACGATCTCCTCGCTCTCGCCGGCGGAGTACATGTCGGCGGTGTCGACGAAGTTGATGCCCTGGTCGAGGGCGGCGTGGATGATCCGGATCGCGTCGGCGTGGTCGGGGTTGCCGACGGCGCCGAACATCATCGTGCCGAGGCAGTGCACGCTGACCTCGATCCCCGTCCCACCGAGAGTGCGGTAACGCATCGAACAGCTCCTTGCTTCGTGGTGTGGCTCGGAGACTAGGAGCTAGACCGCGCTCTAGGTCAAGCTCCGCGTACGGTGGCCGCATGACGTCTGTCGCCGACTACGCGCACCTGTGGGAACCGCAGCCGGGCTGGCTGAACACCGCCTCGTACGGGCTGCCGCCGCGGCCGGGATGGGAGGCGATGCAGGCGGCGCTGGCGGACTGGCGGGTCGGGGCCACCAGCTGGGAACCGTGGGACGCGTCCACCCGCCGGGCGCGCGAGTCGTTCGCCCGGTTGGTGAACGCGTCCGCCGAGGACGTCTTCGTCGGCGGCACCGTCTCCGCGGCCCTCGCCCCGATCGCGGCCGGGCTGCCGGACGGGGCCCGGGTCCTGGTCGACGAGGTCGAGTTCACGTCGAACGTCTACCCGTGGAAGGTGCACGAGGACCGCGGTATCGAGGTGGTCTCCGCAGCGACCGACGACCTGGTCGCCGCGATCCGGCCGGGGGTCGACGTGGTCGCGGTGAGCGCGGTGCAGTCCTCGACCGGCGCGGTGCTGGACCTGCCGGCCGTGGTGGCCGCCTGCCAGCGGATCGACGCGCTGCTGATCGTCGACGCGAGCCAGGCCGCGGGGTGGCTGCCGCTCGACGTGACCGGCCTGGACGCGCTCGTCGCCCACTCGTAC encodes the following:
- a CDS encoding LacI family DNA-binding transcriptional regulator; its protein translation is MAVTMRDVAQHAGVSPKTVSNVMNGYPYIREETRLRVLASIDALGYQLNISARNLKSGRTGIIGLAVPELSLPYFAELADAAITAAEKHGLTVMIEQTGAVRERELAALARPRGHLVDGLLFSPLALGPDDAEHLRTSTPTVLLGERIFHGPVDHVMIDNVAGTRAAVQHLLDLGRRRIAVLGTHPGEIVGTAAIRYGAYAATLAEVGLEPLPELAAYAGPWHRSTGAEAMTALLESGQKFDAVLGLNDTLALGALRVLAQRGIRVPDDLAVAGFDDIDEARYSTPTLTTVDPGRAQIATTAVELLVERMNGDESGQREIVAQYQLHVRESTTGQ
- a CDS encoding VOC family protein, with the protein product MDVLSPRLLVRDFGTAVEFYRGVLAELFGVQPVKVVPEASYANWDLDGQAGLAVFSRAAIASAVGTESRPTTAAPSQDTTMLVFKVDDVDAATKILTRYGATVVAPPQDRPQWGPGLRTAHLRDPEGTLLELQTY
- a CDS encoding MarR family winged helix-turn-helix transcriptional regulator translates to METLLGTTTFVLHRVAVAGRRAIAERLAVRPGLTLWEYAALAELDERGPVAQNVVAEALGLDPSDVVKLMDELLTAQLVTRDRDAEDRRRYRIALTAKGRRSLATGHDVVRKVEEATLAPLSPAERSTLHRLVSKVHTNSVAK
- a CDS encoding aldo/keto reductase encodes the protein MRYRTLGGTGIEVSVHCLGTMMFGAVGNPDHADAIRIIHAALDQGINFVDTADMYSAGESEEIVGKALQGRRDDVVLATKVHFPMGEGRNRGGNSRRWIVHEVEQSLRRLGTDWIDLYQVHRPDPATDIEETLSALTDLVSQGKIRAFGCSTFPAEEIVEAYHVAERRGYGKFRTEQPPYSLIARGIERSLLPTCARLNMGVLTWSPLASGFLSGKVRKGRPVDLGSGRAALTPFRFDPSLPANAAKFDALEQLVEVAEGIGCSLPELALAFVVAHPAVTSVISGPRTMDHLDSLLKGAELTLDDATLDRIDAIVPPGTDLYQADGAWQPVSLTDPVARRRPLSDRSAA
- a CDS encoding aminotransferase class V-fold PLP-dependent enzyme is translated as MTSVADYAHLWEPQPGWLNTASYGLPPRPGWEAMQAALADWRVGATSWEPWDASTRRARESFARLVNASAEDVFVGGTVSAALAPIAAGLPDGARVLVDEVEFTSNVYPWKVHEDRGIEVVSAATDDLVAAIRPGVDVVAVSAVQSSTGAVLDLPAVVAACQRIDALLIVDASQAAGWLPLDVTGLDALVAHSYKWLMSPRGATLGYLSPRLRERCRPLQAGWYAGEDRHSSYYGTGMDLASDARRFDQSPAWFSFVAAAPTLELLEEIGIAAIHAHNVSLANEFRAGVGLPAGDSAIVSTRMPGAEEAFAAAGIRAAVRNGGLRVSFHVYSTSEDVQLALKALERL